From the unidentified bacterial endosymbiont genome, one window contains:
- the uspG gene encoding universal stress protein UspG, with product MYQTIIMPVDVFEMELSDKAVRHAEFLAQQEGIIHLLHVLPGSASLSLHRFAADVRRFEEHLQNEAETRLQTMAGHFSIDPARIKTHVRFGSVRDAVNELASELNADVVVIGSRNPSISTHLLGSNASSVIRHTHIPVMVVR from the coding sequence ATGTATCAGACAATCATTATGCCGGTTGATGTTTTCGAAATGGAACTGAGTGACAAAGCGGTACGTCACGCTGAGTTTCTGGCGCAGCAGGAGGGAATTATTCATCTTTTACACGTCCTGCCCGGCTCTGCCAGCCTGAGTCTTCACCGCTTTGCCGCCGACGTGCGCCGCTTCGAAGAGCATCTCCAGAACGAAGCCGAAACGCGCCTGCAAACCATGGCCGGGCACTTTAGCATCGACCCGGCGCGCATTAAAACCCACGTCCGTTTTGGCAGCGTGCGCGATGCCGTCAATGAACTGGCGAGCGAACTGAACGCCGACGTGGTGGTCATTGGTTCACGTAATCCTTCTATCAGCACCCACCTGTTAGGGTCGAACGCCTCCAGCGTGATCCGCCATACCCACATTCCGGTGATGGTGGTGCGATAA
- a CDS encoding 1,2-dihydroxy-3-keto-5-methylthiopentene dioxygenase yields the protein MSALTVFSVKDPSQHQWHTTDAAEITQRLSAKGVRFERWAADRDMGRDPAPEAVIDAYQHAIDKLVAEKGYQSWDVIGLRADNPQKETLRAKFLNEHTHGEDEVRFFVEGAGLFCLHIGNEVYQVLCEKNDLISVPAGTPHWFDIGSEPNFTAIRIFDNPQGWVAQFTGDAIADAYPRLA from the coding sequence ATGAGCGCATTAACTGTTTTTTCTGTTAAAGACCCGAGCCAGCATCAGTGGCACACTACCGACGCGGCAGAGATCACACAACGCCTCAGCGCCAAAGGCGTACGCTTTGAACGCTGGGCGGCCGACCGCGATATGGGCCGGGATCCTGCCCCCGAGGCGGTGATCGACGCCTATCAACATGCGATCGACAAACTGGTGGCTGAGAAAGGCTACCAGAGTTGGGACGTGATCGGCCTGCGCGCCGATAACCCGCAAAAAGAGACACTGCGCGCGAAATTCCTCAACGAGCATACCCACGGCGAAGACGAAGTGCGCTTCTTTGTCGAAGGCGCAGGGCTATTCTGTCTGCACATTGGCAATGAGGTGTATCAGGTATTGTGCGAGAAAAACGATCTGATCTCAGTGCCAGCGGGCACCCCGCACTGGTTTGATATAGGCTCCGAGCCGAATTTTACCGCCATTCGCATTTTCGATAATCCGCAAGGATGGGTCGCACAGTTTACCGGCGACGCGATAGCGGATGCCTATCCGCGACTGGCATAG
- the citR gene encoding DNA-binding transcriptional repressor CitR, giving the protein MANLYDLKKFDLNLLVIFECIFQHLSISKAAETLYITPSAVSQSLQRLRNQLNDPLFIRSGKGITPTTVGTNLHIHLEQNLNHLEQTINIMHGSLLKKNFVIYCPQILTPHTFIAPMSLLMQEHNYEIELHDVLITPDSAEDLLAYRKADLVFSLAAVNNRSVVCVPFVQHPVILVCRQDHPRIKESATLEDLRTEKFTRYLSEEPGIKAYQQNAEACLADRNIGFSSDSLISITTMIASTDLLGAIPVALYEQYRDVMRLKKIATPFTLPTINIFMLYNRSALTSAIFAKFIEQITQK; this is encoded by the coding sequence ATGGCAAACCTCTACGACCTTAAAAAATTTGATTTAAATCTTCTGGTGATTTTCGAGTGTATCTTTCAGCACCTGAGCATTAGCAAGGCAGCAGAAACGCTTTACATAACGCCATCAGCGGTCAGCCAATCACTGCAGCGCCTGCGAAACCAGCTTAACGACCCCCTGTTTATTCGTTCAGGCAAAGGGATCACGCCAACGACCGTAGGGACCAATCTCCATATTCACCTGGAACAAAACCTGAACCACCTCGAACAAACCATCAATATCATGCACGGTTCCTTGCTGAAGAAGAATTTTGTCATCTATTGTCCACAAATATTGACACCCCATACTTTTATCGCCCCGATGTCATTGTTAATGCAGGAGCATAATTACGAAATTGAGTTACATGATGTCCTTATCACGCCAGACTCTGCCGAGGATCTACTCGCCTACCGTAAGGCCGATCTGGTCTTCTCACTGGCCGCGGTGAACAACCGCTCGGTTGTCTGCGTTCCCTTCGTACAACACCCTGTCATTCTGGTGTGTCGTCAGGATCACCCCCGAATTAAAGAAAGTGCCACACTTGAGGACCTGCGTACCGAGAAATTCACGCGCTATCTTAGTGAGGAACCCGGAATCAAAGCGTATCAACAGAACGCTGAAGCCTGTCTGGCAGACAGAAACATTGGTTTTAGCAGCGACTCTCTCATCTCGATAACCACCATGATCGCCTCAACTGATTTGCTGGGTGCCATACCCGTGGCGCTATACGAGCAATATCGCGACGTCATGAGACTCAAAAAGATCGCCACACCCTTCACGCTTCCCACAATAAATATTTTTATGCTTTATAATCGTTCCGCGTTGACGAGCGCTATATTCGCGAAATTTATAGAACAAATTACACAAAAGTAA
- a CDS encoding methylthioribulose 1-phosphate dehydratase: MTDNLQLTQLVEACRWIGAKGWAPATGGNMSVRHDERLCWLSESGKDKGSLTTRDFMQVEIDTSRAPSERKPSAETALHTLIYRLYPQASAVLHVHTVNATVLSRLVKGPELRISGFEMQKSLSGQTTHLDTLTIPVFDNDQDIDALASRIACYAQERPLNYGFLLRGHGLTCWGRDVAEARRHLEGLEFLFECEMRLRQREKI, translated from the coding sequence ATGACCGACAACCTGCAACTCACGCAACTGGTCGAGGCCTGCCGCTGGATAGGTGCCAAAGGTTGGGCGCCAGCCACCGGTGGCAATATGTCGGTGCGTCATGATGAGCGCCTTTGCTGGCTCAGCGAATCCGGCAAAGACAAAGGCAGCCTGACCACGCGCGATTTTATGCAGGTAGAGATCGACACCAGTCGCGCCCCGTCAGAACGCAAACCGTCGGCCGAAACCGCGCTGCACACCCTTATTTATCGCCTTTACCCTCAGGCCAGCGCCGTATTGCACGTCCATACCGTCAACGCCACGGTATTGTCACGGCTGGTCAAAGGCCCGGAACTGAGAATAAGCGGCTTTGAGATGCAAAAATCCCTTAGCGGGCAGACGACTCATCTGGACACCCTGACCATCCCGGTATTTGATAACGACCAGGATATCGACGCCCTCGCCTCACGTATCGCCTGTTACGCGCAAGAACGTCCGCTTAATTATGGTTTTCTTCTACGCGGCCATGGCTTAACCTGCTGGGGACGCGATGTGGCAGAAGCCCGCCGTCATCTTGAAGGGTTGGAATTCCTTTTTGAATGCGAAATGCGTTTACGACAACGGGAGAAAATATGA
- a CDS encoding phosphoadenosine phosphosulfate reductase, which produces MSIYKHPINKDVLEAATERISWTLENFPQVCVSFSGGKDSTVMLHLTAQVARRKGKKIHLLFIDWEAQFTCTIQHVNKMIVQYGDIIEKCWWVALPLTTQNSLSQFQPEWQCWEPGQNWVRQPPEDAITEPVYFDFYQPGMTFEAFVRAFSDWFAQKRPAAMMVGIRADESYNRFLTIANARKQRFADDKPWTTVAPGGHAWYIYPLYDWKTADIWTWFAKTGGRYNPLYELMFQAGVPLRYMRICEPFGPEQRQGLWLYHVIEPERWAAMCERVSGVRSGGIYAGHDNHFYGHRKILKPDHLCWREYAMLLLDSMPHATAEHYRNKIAIYLHWYQKKGMPDIPDLQQSDTGAKDIPSWRRICKVLLNNDYWCRALSFSPNKPMHYQLYNERIKAKRQQWGILCNND; this is translated from the coding sequence TTGTCAATTTATAAGCACCCAATAAATAAAGATGTCCTCGAAGCAGCCACAGAGCGTATCTCGTGGACGCTTGAGAATTTTCCACAGGTTTGCGTTTCTTTTTCCGGCGGCAAAGATTCCACCGTCATGCTCCACTTAACGGCTCAGGTGGCGAGGCGAAAAGGGAAAAAAATACACTTGCTTTTTATCGACTGGGAAGCACAGTTCACCTGTACTATTCAACATGTCAATAAAATGATCGTGCAATACGGCGATATTATTGAGAAGTGCTGGTGGGTTGCCCTACCGCTCACCACGCAAAATTCACTGTCACAATTCCAGCCGGAATGGCAGTGCTGGGAGCCGGGTCAAAACTGGGTCCGCCAGCCGCCGGAAGATGCGATCACGGAACCCGTCTATTTTGATTTTTACCAGCCAGGGATGACGTTCGAAGCCTTTGTCCGTGCATTCTCTGACTGGTTTGCCCAAAAACGTCCGGCGGCAATGATGGTAGGGATCCGCGCCGATGAATCTTACAACCGCTTTTTGACTATTGCCAACGCGCGAAAACAGCGTTTTGCCGATGACAAACCCTGGACGACCGTCGCTCCGGGCGGGCATGCCTGGTACATCTACCCGCTTTACGACTGGAAAACCGCCGATATCTGGACATGGTTTGCGAAAACGGGTGGTCGTTATAATCCCCTTTACGAGCTGATGTTTCAGGCCGGCGTACCGCTGCGTTATATGCGCATCTGTGAACCCTTTGGCCCGGAACAGCGCCAGGGGCTGTGGCTCTACCACGTTATTGAACCCGAACGCTGGGCTGCGATGTGTGAACGGGTAAGCGGCGTACGCAGCGGCGGTATCTACGCCGGGCATGACAATCATTTTTATGGGCATCGCAAAATTCTGAAACCTGATCACCTCTGCTGGCGCGAGTACGCCATGCTACTTCTCGACAGCATGCCGCACGCAACAGCAGAACATTACCGCAATAAAATCGCCATCTACCTGCACTGGTATCAGAAAAAAGGTATGCCTGATATTCCCGACCTCCAGCAAAGCGATACAGGCGCGAAAGATATTCCGTCATGGCGACGGATCTGTAAAGTGTTACTTAATAACGATTACTGGTGTCGTGCACTCTCATTCAGTCCCAACAAACCCATGCATTACCAGCTATACAATGAACGAATAAAAGCAAAACGCCAGCAATGGGGGATCTTATGCAACAACGATTAA
- the ahpF gene encoding alkyl hydroperoxide reductase subunit F: MLDTNMKTQLRAYLEKLTKPVELIATLDDSAKSAEIKALLAEIAELSPKVTFKEDNALAVRKPSFLIANPGSDQGPRFAGSPLGHEFTSLVLALLWTGGHPSKEAQTLLEQIRDIDGDFEFETYYSLSCHNCPDVVQALNLMSVLNPRIKHTAIDGGTFGQEITDRNVMGVPAVYLNGNAFGQGRMTLTEIVAKVDTGAEKRAAEALNKRDAYDVLIVGSGPAGAAAAVYSARKGIRTGLMGERFGGQVLDTVDIENYISVPKTEGQKLAGALKAHVDDYDVDVIDSQSASRLVPAAVEGGLHQVETASGAVLKARSIIIATGAKWRNMNVPGEDQYRTKGVTYCPHCDGPLFKGKRVAVIGGGNSGVEAAIDLAGIVEHVTLLEFAPEMKADQVLQDKVRSLKNVDIVLNAQTTEVKGDGSKVIGIEYRDRVSGDVHSVALSGIFVQIGLLPNTTWLEGAIERNRMGEIIIDAKCETSVKGVFAAGDCTTVPYKQIIIATGEGAKASLSAFDYLIRTKTA; the protein is encoded by the coding sequence ATGCTCGACACTAACATGAAAACCCAGCTCAGGGCGTACCTTGAGAAACTGACTAAACCTGTTGAGCTGATTGCAACGCTGGACGACAGCGCTAAATCGGCAGAAATCAAAGCGCTGCTGGCAGAGATCGCCGAACTGTCACCTAAAGTGACCTTCAAAGAAGATAACGCTCTGGCAGTGCGTAAGCCTTCTTTCCTGATCGCTAATCCAGGCTCTGACCAGGGCCCGCGCTTTGCCGGTTCTCCGCTGGGGCACGAATTTACCTCACTGGTGCTGGCGCTGCTGTGGACCGGTGGCCATCCGTCAAAAGAGGCGCAGACGCTGCTGGAGCAGATCCGCGATATCGACGGCGATTTTGAATTTGAAACGTACTACTCGCTTTCCTGCCATAACTGCCCGGATGTGGTACAAGCGCTGAATCTGATGTCGGTGCTAAACCCGCGTATCAAACACACAGCGATTGATGGCGGCACCTTCGGGCAAGAAATTACCGATCGCAACGTGATGGGCGTTCCGGCGGTCTACCTGAACGGTAATGCATTTGGCCAGGGCCGTATGACCCTGACGGAAATCGTGGCTAAAGTGGATACAGGCGCAGAAAAACGCGCGGCGGAAGCGCTGAACAAACGTGATGCTTATGATGTATTGATTGTCGGTTCCGGCCCGGCAGGCGCGGCGGCGGCGGTTTATTCGGCACGTAAAGGCATTCGCACCGGTCTGATGGGCGAGCGCTTTGGCGGCCAGGTGCTGGATACTGTAGACATCGAAAACTACATCTCGGTGCCGAAGACCGAAGGCCAGAAACTGGCGGGCGCGCTCAAGGCACACGTCGATGATTACGACGTGGACGTGATTGACAGTCAGAGCGCCAGCAGGCTGGTTCCGGCAGCGGTTGAAGGCGGGTTACACCAGGTAGAAACGGCCTCCGGCGCGGTGCTGAAAGCTCGCAGTATTATCATTGCTACCGGCGCAAAATGGCGCAACATGAACGTGCCGGGTGAAGATCAGTATCGCACCAAAGGTGTAACCTACTGCCCGCACTGCGATGGCCCGCTGTTTAAAGGTAAGCGCGTGGCGGTAATCGGCGGCGGTAACTCCGGCGTGGAAGCGGCTATCGACCTGGCGGGTATCGTTGAACACGTCACCCTGCTGGAGTTCGCGCCAGAGATGAAAGCGGATCAGGTGCTGCAGGATAAAGTCCGCAGCCTGAAAAACGTCGACATCGTGTTGAATGCGCAGACCACGGAAGTGAAGGGCGATGGCAGCAAAGTGATCGGCATCGAATATCGCGACCGCGTAAGCGGCGATGTTCACAGCGTAGCGCTATCCGGGATCTTTGTGCAGATTGGTCTGTTGCCAAACACCACATGGCTTGAAGGCGCGATTGAGCGCAACCGTATGGGCGAAATCATCATTGATGCGAAATGCGAAACCAGCGTCAAGGGCGTATTTGCGGCGGGCGACTGCACCACCGTGCCGTACAAACAGATCATCATCGCCACTGGCGAAGGTGCGAAAGCGTCACTCAGCGCGTTTGACTATTTGATTCGCACCAAAACGGCATAA
- a CDS encoding pyridoxal phosphate-dependent aminotransferase, which yields MSNNPLIPDSKLPNLGTTIFSRMSALAQEHNAINLSQGFPDFDGPGYLQERLAYHVAQGANQYAPMTGAQSLREAIADKTAELYGYQPDANSEVTVTAGATEALYAAIAALVRTGDEVICFEPGYDSYAPAITLSGGVVKRVALQPPHFRPDWQAFAALLSDKTRLVILNTPHNPTATVWQKSDFTALWQAIAEHEIYVLSDEVYEHICFAGEGHASVLAHPRLRERAIAVSSFGKTYHMTGWKVGYCVAPAAIGAEVRKVHQYLTFSVNTPAQLALADMLRAQPEHYRQLPDFYRSRRDLFVNALSQSRLEILPCEGTYFLLADYSAISSLDDVSFCQWLTKEAGVAAIPLSVFCADPFPHKLIRLCFAKQASTLLAAAERLNKL from the coding sequence ATGAGTAACAACCCATTGATTCCAGACAGTAAACTCCCCAATCTCGGTACTACTATTTTTTCCCGGATGAGCGCCCTGGCGCAGGAGCACAATGCCATTAATCTGTCGCAAGGCTTCCCGGATTTTGACGGTCCAGGCTATTTACAGGAGCGTCTGGCGTACCATGTTGCGCAGGGGGCGAATCAGTATGCTCCCATGACCGGGGCGCAAAGCTTGCGTGAAGCCATAGCCGATAAAACGGCTGAACTTTATGGTTATCAACCGGATGCCAACAGCGAGGTCACGGTAACCGCAGGTGCTACCGAAGCGCTGTACGCTGCGATCGCGGCCCTTGTGCGCACCGGGGATGAGGTGATCTGCTTTGAACCAGGCTATGACAGCTACGCGCCCGCGATAACACTCTCCGGCGGCGTGGTAAAACGCGTGGCGCTGCAGCCGCCGCACTTTCGTCCTGACTGGCAGGCGTTTGCGGCCTTACTGAGCGATAAAACCCGGCTGGTGATCCTCAATACGCCGCACAATCCGACGGCGACGGTGTGGCAGAAGAGCGATTTTACCGCCCTGTGGCAGGCCATCGCTGAGCATGAAATCTATGTTCTTAGCGACGAAGTGTATGAACATATCTGCTTTGCCGGGGAAGGACACGCCAGCGTGCTGGCGCATCCGCGGCTTCGTGAGCGCGCCATCGCCGTCTCATCATTCGGTAAAACCTACCACATGACCGGCTGGAAGGTGGGGTACTGCGTGGCGCCCGCTGCGATCGGGGCTGAGGTGCGTAAAGTTCACCAGTATCTGACCTTTTCCGTGAATACCCCTGCCCAACTGGCGCTGGCGGATATGCTGCGCGCTCAACCGGAACACTATCGCCAGTTGCCCGATTTCTACCGCTCCCGACGGGACCTGTTTGTGAATGCCTTAAGCCAAAGCCGTCTGGAAATATTGCCCTGCGAAGGGACTTACTTCCTGCTGGCCGACTACAGCGCAATTTCCAGCCTGGACGACGTGAGTTTCTGCCAGTGGCTGACCAAAGAGGCGGGCGTAGCGGCTATTCCGCTGTCAGTATTCTGCGCCGATCCTTTCCCGCATAAGCTGATTCGTCTGTGCTTTGCAAAACAGGCGTCAACGCTGCTGGCAGCGGCGGAGCGCTTAAACAAACTCTGA
- the mtnC gene encoding acireductone synthase: MIRAIVTDIEGTTSDICFVHDVLFPYARERLATFVTAQQYAEPVKSILDNLRDETGSAHASVSELINILLVFIDEDRKSTALKALQGIIWQDGYVNGDFTGHLYPDVLPALEKWKAQGIDLYVYSSGSVAAQKLLFGYSDEGDITHLFSGYFDTHIGAKREVQSYQNIATQTGIPPSLILFLSDIHQELDAAEQAGFRTLQLIRGDDDGASHHHQVHQFDEINPEQIPS, encoded by the coding sequence ATGATTCGCGCAATTGTGACGGATATTGAAGGGACCACCAGCGATATCTGTTTTGTCCATGATGTTTTGTTCCCCTATGCGCGTGAGCGGCTGGCGACCTTTGTGACCGCGCAGCAATACGCCGAGCCGGTCAAATCGATTCTGGATAACCTGCGCGATGAAACAGGCTCTGCGCACGCCAGCGTTAGCGAGCTTATCAATATTCTGCTCGTCTTTATAGATGAAGACCGTAAATCGACCGCGCTGAAGGCGCTGCAGGGCATCATCTGGCAGGACGGCTACGTCAATGGCGACTTTACCGGCCACCTTTACCCGGACGTACTGCCCGCGCTGGAAAAATGGAAGGCACAAGGCATTGATCTCTATGTTTATTCCTCTGGCTCCGTTGCGGCGCAGAAATTGTTATTTGGCTACAGCGACGAAGGTGATATTACTCATCTGTTCAGCGGCTATTTTGACACGCATATCGGCGCCAAGCGCGAGGTGCAGTCTTACCAGAACATAGCGACGCAAACGGGCATCCCCCCGTCGCTGATCCTGTTCCTGTCGGATATTCATCAGGAGCTGGACGCTGCTGAACAGGCAGGTTTTCGTACCCTGCAGCTGATTCGCGGCGATGATGACGGCGCAAGCCATCACCATCAGGTCCATCAGTTTGACGAGATTAATCCGGAGCAGATCCCTTCATGA
- the ahpC gene encoding alkyl hydroperoxide reductase subunit C, producing the protein MSLINTKIKPFKNQAFKNGEFIEVTEKDTEGRWSVFFFYPADFTFVCPTELGDVADHYDELQKLGVDVYSVSTDTHFTHKAWHGSSETIAKIKYAMIGDPTGALTRNFDNMREDEGLADRATFVVDPQGIIQAIEVTAEGIGRDASDLLRKVKAAQYVASHPGEVCPAKWKEGEATLAPSLDLVGKI; encoded by the coding sequence ATGTCTTTGATTAACACCAAAATTAAACCTTTCAAAAACCAGGCGTTCAAAAACGGTGAATTCATCGAAGTTACCGAGAAAGATACTGAAGGCCGCTGGAGCGTGTTCTTCTTCTATCCGGCTGATTTTACCTTCGTTTGCCCGACCGAACTGGGCGACGTGGCGGATCATTACGACGAATTGCAGAAACTGGGCGTAGACGTTTACTCTGTCTCTACTGACACCCATTTCACCCACAAAGCGTGGCACGGCAGCTCTGAAACCATCGCCAAAATCAAATATGCGATGATCGGCGACCCGACTGGCGCCCTGACCCGTAACTTCGACAACATGCGTGAAGATGAAGGCCTGGCCGATCGTGCCACCTTCGTTGTTGACCCGCAGGGCATTATCCAGGCTATCGAAGTTACCGCTGAAGGTATCGGCCGTGATGCATCTGACCTGCTGCGCAAAGTGAAAGCGGCACAGTACGTCGCTTCTCACCCAGGCGAAGTGTGCCCGGCGAAATGGAAAGAAGGCGAAGCGACCCTGGCGCCATCTCTGGACCTGGTCGGTAAGATCTAA
- a CDS encoding IbrB-like domain-containing protein produces the protein MQQRLIKEMASYLQSLPEEQKIEAINAFRQAIHENSPFHNQPIDCVLWIKHDEISANDYNPNNVAPPEKRLLTQSLELDGFTQPIVVTESTPSHYEIVDGFHRHDIVASRAALTRQLKGYMPVTCLRKERQKKHDRMAATIRHNRARGRHQINAMSDLVRELFQLGWDDTKIGKELGMDGDEVLRLKQINGLLELFADRRYSQAWTVK, from the coding sequence ATGCAACAACGATTAATCAAAGAGATGGCAAGCTATCTTCAGTCACTTCCTGAAGAACAAAAAATTGAAGCTATTAACGCCTTTCGCCAGGCGATCCACGAAAATAGCCCTTTTCACAATCAGCCCATCGACTGTGTACTGTGGATAAAACACGATGAGATTAGTGCCAATGATTACAACCCCAACAATGTCGCGCCGCCGGAAAAACGCTTGCTCACTCAATCACTGGAACTGGACGGATTCACGCAGCCGATCGTCGTGACGGAAAGTACCCCCTCACACTACGAAATTGTAGATGGTTTTCACCGTCACGATATCGTTGCCAGTCGGGCGGCGTTAACCCGTCAGCTCAAAGGCTATATGCCGGTCACCTGCTTACGTAAAGAACGACAGAAAAAGCATGACCGGATGGCGGCAACCATTCGCCACAATCGCGCACGTGGCCGTCACCAGATTAACGCCATGTCAGATCTGGTGCGTGAGCTTTTTCAGCTTGGCTGGGATGACACAAAAATTGGCAAGGAGCTTGGCATGGACGGTGACGAAGTGCTACGCCTTAAGCAGATCAACGGCCTGCTGGAGCTCTTTGCAGACCGCCGCTATTCCCAAGCCTGGACGGTGAAATAA